A single region of the Brassica rapa cultivar Chiifu-401-42 chromosome A03, CAAS_Brap_v3.01, whole genome shotgun sequence genome encodes:
- the LOC103856023 gene encoding E3 ubiquitin-protein ligase KEG isoform X1 — MVAAKMKVPCCSVCHTRYNEDERVPLLLQCGHGFCKDCLSKMFSSSSDTSLACPRCRHVSVVGNSVQGLRKNFAMLALVGGGNFDCDYTDSDEDEDDEEDDRYAASSSRGGDKSSSCGPVIEVGAHPEMKLVKRIGEDGSGGGGVEMWDATVAGGGGRCKHRVAVKKMCLTEDMDVDWMQGQLESLRKASMWCRNVCTFHGVVKMDGSMCLLMDRCFGSVQSEMQRNEGRLTLEQILRYGADVARGVAELHAAGVICMNIKPSNLLLDASGNAVVSDYGLAPILKKPICQKTRPEFDSSKITPYTDCVTLSPHYTAPEAWGPVKKLFWEDASGVSPESDAWSFGCTLVEMCTGSTPWDGLSREEIFQAVVKARKVPPQYERIVGVGIPRELWKMIGECLQFKPSKRPTFNAMLATFLRHLQEIPRSPSASPDNGFIKVCRVNVVEETRSTNMGVLPDNPINLHRVVLEGDSEGVRNILAKAATGSGGSSVRYLLEAQNADGQSALHLACRRGSVELVEAILEYGEANVDIVDKDGDPPLVFALAAGSPQCVHVLIKKGANVRSRLREGSGPSVAHVCSYHGQPDCMRELLVAGADPNAVDDEGETVLHRAVTKKYTDCAIVILENGGSRSMAVSNGKGLTPLHMCVSTWNVAVIKRWVEVSSPEEISQAIDIPSPVGTALCMAAAIRKDHEKEGRELVQILLAAGADPTAQDAQHGRTALHTAAMANNVELVRVILDAGVNANIRNVHNTIPLHMALARGANACVSLLLESGSDCNIQDDEGDNAFHIAADAAKMIRENLDWLIVMLRRPDAAVDVRNHSGKTVRDFLEALPREWISEDLMEALLKRGVHLSPTIYEIGDWVKFKRGITTPLHGWQGAKPKSVGFVQTILEKEDMIVAFCSGEARVLASEVVKLIPLDRGQHVRLRKDVKEPRFGWRGQSRDSVGTVLCVDEDGILRVGFPGASRGWKADPAEMERVEEFKVGDWVRIRQNLTSAKHGFGSVVPGSMGIVYCVRPDSSLLVELSYLPNPWHCEPEEVEPATPFRIGDRVCVKRSVAEPRYAWGGETHHSVGKISEIENDGLLIIEIPNRPIPWQADPSDMEKIDDFKVGDWVRVKASVSSPKYGWEDITRNSIGVMHSLDEDGDVGIAFCFRSKPFSCSVTDVEKVVPFHVGQEIHMIPSIAQPRLGWSNETPATIGKIMRIDMDGTLSAQVTGRQTLWKVSPGDAEMLSGFEVGDWVRSKPSLGSRPSYDWFSVGRDSIAVVHSIQEAGYLELACCFRKGRWSTHYTDLEKIPSLKAGQFVRFQKGLTEPRWGWRGAKPDTRGIITTVHADGEVRVAFFGLPGLWKGDPADLEVERMFEVGEWVRLKEGVPSWKSIGPGSVGVVHGVGYEGDEWDGTISVSFCGEQERWTGSFTHLEKAKKLVVGQKTRVKLAVKQPRFGWSGHSHGSVGTIAAIDADGKLRIYTPAGSKTWMLDPSEVETIEEEELKIGDWVRVKPSITTPTYQWGEVNPSSIGVVHRMEDGDLWVSFCFLDRLWLCKAVEMERIRPFGIGDKVKIKNGLVTPRWGWGMETHASKGHVVGVDANGKLRIKFLWREGRPWIGDPADIVLDEPSG, encoded by the exons ATGGTGGCGGCGAAGATGAAGGTCCCCTGTTGTTCCGTGTGCCACACGCGGTACAACGAGGACGAGAGAGTCCCTCTCCTCCTCCAATGCGGACACGGCTTCTGCAAAGACTGCCTCTCCAAGAtgttctcctcctcctccgacaCCTCCCTCGCTTGCCCCCGGTGCCGCCACGTGTCCGTCGTGGGGAACTCCGTCCAGGGCCTCCGGAAGAACTTCGCTATGCTCGCCCTCGTCGGCGGGGGGAACTTCGATTGCGATTACACTGACTCCGACGAAGACGAAGACGACGAGGAGGATGATCGTTATGCTGCTTCTAGCTCGCGTGGTGGTGATAAGAGCAGCTCGTGTGGGCCTGTGATTGAGGTCGGAGCTCACCCGGAGATGAAGCTTGTGAAGCGGATTGGGGAAGATGGGAGTGGAGGAGGGGGTGTTGAGATGTGGGATGCGACGGTGGCGGGAGGTGGGGGGAGGTGTAAGCACCGAGTGGCGGTGAAGAAGATGTGTTTGACGGAGGATATGGATGTGGATTGGATGCAGGGGCAGCTGGAGAGTTTGAGGAAGGCTTCGATGTGGTGTAGGAATGTTTGTACTTTCCATGGGGTTGTGAAGATGGATGGATCTATGTGTCTATTGATGGATAGGTGCTTTGGTTCTGTTCAGTCTGAGATGCAACGCAATGAAGGGAGACTCACTTTAGAGCAGATCCTAAG ATATGGGGCGGATGTTGCTCGAGGGGTTGCAGAGCTCCACGCAGCAGGTGTGATATGTATGAATATAAAGCCTTCAAATCTTCTTTTGGACGCAAGTGGCAACGCCGTGGTTTCTGATTATGGCCTCGCTCCCATCCTCAAGAAGCCAATATGCCAGAAAACTCGACCAGAGTTTGATTCTTCCAAAATCACTCCATACACGGACTGTGTAACACTCAGTCCACACTACACTGCGCCGGAGGCTTGGGGGCCAGTGAAAAAGCTCTTTTGGGAGGACGCAAGTGGCGTGTCTCCGGAGTCGGACGCCTGGAGTTTTGGTTGCACGTTGGTTGAGATGTGCACTGGCTCCACTCC GTGGGATGGTCTTAGTAGAGAGGAGATTTTTCAAGCTGTTGTGAAAGCAAGGAAAGTACCACCTCAGTATGAACGTATAGTGGGCGTGGGGATCCCTCGAGAGTTATGGAAAATGATTGGTGAATGTCTTCAGTTTAAACCCTCGAAGAGACCTACTTTTAATGCAATGCTTGCTACCTTTCTTCGTCATTTACAGGAGATACCACGTAGCCCTTCAGCAAGCCCTGATAA TGGGTTTATCAAAGTGTGTAGAGTAAATGTTGTAGAAGAAACTCGCTCTACTAACATGGGGGTCTTACCAGATAACCCTATCAATCTACATCGGGTTGTTTTGGAGGGAGACTCCGAGGGTGTAAG AAATATACTAGCAAAGGCTGCAACTGGGAGCGGTGGAAGCTCTGTGAGGTATCTATTAGAGGCGCAAAACGCTGACGGTCAATCTGCTCTTCACTTAGCTTGCAGACGCGGCAGTGTCGAGCTTGTGGAGGCTATACTGGAGTATGGGGAGGCGAATGTAGATATTGTGGACAAAGATGGGGATCCTCCTCTTGTATTTGCCTTGGCAGCTGGATCTCCACAATGTGTTCATGTTCTTATCAAAAAGGGGGCTAATGTTAGGTCTAGACTGCGGGAAGGATCAGGTCCGTCTGTTGCTCATGTGTGTTCGTACCATGGACAGCCTGATTGTATGCGT GAATTGCTGGTAGCTGGAGCTGATCCAAACGCAGTGGATGATGAAGGTGAAACTGTGCTTCATCGAGCTGTTACCAAGAAGTACACAGATTGTGCCATTGTTATATTGGAAAATGGGGGATCTAGATCAATGGCCGTTTCAAATGGAAAGGGCCTTAC ACCGTTACATATGTGTGTATCAACATGGAATGTTGCTGTTATCAAGCGGTGGGTGGAAGTTTCCAGCCCAGAAGAAATTTCTCAGGCAATTGACATCCCAAGTCCAGTTGGCACTGCTCTATGTATGGCTGCTGCTATAAGGAAGGATCATGAAAAGG AAGGTAGAGAGCTAGTCCAAATATTGCTTGCGGCTGGGGCAGATCCAACTGCGCAAGATGCTCAGCATGGGCGAACAGCGTTGCATACTGCTGCTATGGCTAACAATGTGGAACTTGTGAGA GTAATTCTAGATGCTGGTGTGAATGCGAACATCCGGAATGTTCACAATACAATTCCCCTTCACATGGCTTTGGCCAGAGGGGCGAACGCCTGTGTTAGCCTACTTCTAGAGTCTGGCTCGGACTGCAATATACag gATGATGAAGGAGACAACGCATTCCATATAGCAGCAGATGCAGCAAAGATGATACGTGAAAACCTTGATTGGCTAATTGTGATGCTTAGGAGACCTGATGCTGCTGTGGATGTCAGAAACCACAG TGGGAAGACAGTACGTGACTTCTTAGAAGCCCTTCCAAGAGAATGGATCTCCGAGGATCTGATGGAGGCACTTTTAAAAAGGGGAGTTCATCTATCGCCTACAAT CTATGAGATAGGAGATTGGGTGAAGTTCAAGAGAGGCATAACAACACCCTTACATGGATGGCAAGGTGCTAAGCCTAAGAGCGTTGGGTTTGTGCAAACCATTCTTGAGAAGGAAGACATGATTGTCGCATTTTGCTCTGGTGAAGCTCGTGTGCTAGCAAGTGAAGTTGTTAAGTTGATTCCGTTGGACAGGGGCCAGCATGTAAGACTCAGAAAAGACGTTAAAGAGCCAAG gtttGGTTGGCGTGGCCAATCACGTGATAGTGTTGGTACTGTTCTATGCGTTGATGAGGATGGGATCTTACGAGTTGGGTTTCCTGGAGCATCTAGAGGCTGGAAAGCTGATCCTGCCGAAATGGAGCGTGTGGAAGAGTTCAAAGTTGGGGACTGGGTCCGTATTCGTCAGAATCTGACGTCAGCAAAGCATGGTTTTGGATCTGTTGTCCCAGGGAGTATGGGGATTGTTTATTGCGTGAGGCCAGATAGCAGCCTCCTCGTGGAGCTGAGTTATCTTCCAAATCCATGGCATTGTGAGCCTGAAGAAGTTGAACCCGCTACTCCCTTTAGG attGGTGATCGGGTTTGCGTAAAGCGGTCAGTTGCTGAACCTCGTTATGCTTGGGGCGGTGAGACTCACCACAGTGTTGGCAAAATTAGTGAAATAGAGAATGATGGTCTCCTAATAATTGAAATACCAAACCGGCCTATACCGTGGCAGGCAGATCCTTCAGACATGGAGAAGATTGATGATTTCAAG GTTGGGGACTGGGTCAGAGTGAAGGCGTCAGTTTCTTCCCCAAAATATGGATGGGAAGACATTACTCGAAACAGTATTGGCGTGATGCACAGCTTAGACGAAGATGGTGATGTGGGGATAGCGTTCTGTTTCAGGAGCAAGCCGTTTTCATGTTCGGTGACAGATGTTGAGAAAGTTGTACCGTTTCATGTTGGGCAAGAGATTCATATGATACCATCTATCGCCCAACCACGGCTTGGATGGTCAAACGAGACTCCAGCAACTATTGGTAAAATTATGAGAATCGACATGGATGGGACTCTGAGT GCACAGGTGACTGGTAGACAGACATTGTGGAAGGTCTCACCTGGGGATGCAGAGATGCTATCAGGCTTTGAAGTCGGTGACTGGGTGCGCTCAAAACCAAGCCTAGGAAGCAGACCGAGTTACGATTGGTTTAGTGTAGGAAGAGACAGCATCGCCGTTGTTCACAGCATACAAGAAGCAGGTTACTTGGAGCTGGCTTGTTGTTTCCGGAAAGGAAGATGGAGCACTCATTACACAGATTTAGAGAAGATCCCATCTCTGAAAGCCGGCCAGTTTGTGCGTTTCCAGAAGGGCTTAACGGAGCCAAGATGGGGCTGGAGAGGAGCTAAGCCCGATACTCGAGGCATCATAACGACTGTTCACGCTGATGGAGAGGTGAGAGTTGCTTTCTTTGGGTTGCCTGGGCTGTGGAAAGGAGATCCAGCGGATTTAGAAGTGGAGCGTATGTTTGAGGTTGGAGAATGGGTGAGACTCAAAGAAGGTGTTCCTAGCTGGAAGTCCATTGGACCAGGAAGTGTTGGTGTAGTCCATGGAGTAGGATATGAGGGAGACGAGTGGGACGGAACTATCTCCGTTTCGTTTTGTGGAGAGCAAGAGAGATGGACAGGGTCCTTTACGCATCTAGAGAAAGCAAAGAAGCTTGTAGTCGGACAAAAAACTCGTGTCAAACTAGCGGTGAAGCAGCCTAGGTTTGGCTGGTCAGGTCACAGCCACGGGAGTGTAGGAACCATAGCAGCCATCGACGCGGATGGTAAGCTACGGATATACACACCAGCCGGTTCCAAAACATGGATGCTAGACCCATCGGAAGTGGAAACCATAGAGGAAGAAGAGCTCAAGATCGGGGACTGGGTCAGGGTGAAGCCGAGCATCACAACACCTACTTACCAGTGGGGAGAAGTGAACCCTTCAAGCATAGGAGTGGTTCACAGAATGGAGGACGGAGACTTGTGGGTGTCTTTCTGTTTCCTAGACAGGCTATGGCTTTGCAAAGCCGTGGAAATGGAACGTATAAGACCGTTTGGAATTGGAGACAAGGTTAAGATAAAGAACGGTCTGGTCACACCTCGGTGGGGTTGGGGAATGGAGACGCATGCAAGTAAAGGACACGTTGTGGGAGTTGATGCAAATGGGAAGCTGAGAATAAAATTCCTCTGGAGAGAAGGGAGGCCATGGATTGGTGATCCTGCTGACATCGTTCTAGATGAACCTTCTGGCTGA
- the LOC103856023 gene encoding E3 ubiquitin-protein ligase KEG isoform X2 codes for MVAAKMKVPCCSVCHTRYNEDERVPLLLQCGHGFCKDCLSKMFSSSSDTSLACPRCRHVSVVGNSVQGLRKNFAMLALVGGGNFDCDYTDSDEDEDDEEDDRYAASSSRGGDKSSSCGPVIEVGAHPEMKLVKRIGEDGSGGGGVEMWDATVAGGGGRCKHRVAVKKMCLTEDMDVDWMQGQLESLRKASMWCRNVCTFHGVVKMDGSMCLLMDRCFGSVQSEMQRNEGRLTLEQILRYGADVARGVAELHAAGVICMNIKPSNLLLDASGNAVVSDYGLAPILKKPICQKTRPEFDSSKITPYTDCVTLSPHYTAPEAWGPVKKLFWEDASGVSPESDAWSFGCTLVEMCTGSTPWDGLSREEIFQAVVKARKVPPQYERIVGVGIPRELWKMIGECLQFKPSKRPTFNAMLATFLRHLQEIPRSPSASPDNGFIKVCRVNVVEETRSTNMGVLPDNPINLHRVVLEGDSEGVRNILAKAATGSGGSSVRYLLEAQNADGQSALHLACRRGSVELVEAILEYGEANVDIVDKDGDPPLVFALAAGSPQCVHVLIKKGANVRSRLREGSGPSVAHVCSYHGQPDCMRELLVAGADPNAVDDEGETVLHRAVTKKYTDCAIVILENGGSRSMAVSNGKGLTPLHMCVSTWNVAVIKRWVEVSSPEEISQAIDIPSPVGTALCMAAAIRKDHEKGRELVQILLAAGADPTAQDAQHGRTALHTAAMANNVELVRVILDAGVNANIRNVHNTIPLHMALARGANACVSLLLESGSDCNIQDDEGDNAFHIAADAAKMIRENLDWLIVMLRRPDAAVDVRNHSGKTVRDFLEALPREWISEDLMEALLKRGVHLSPTIYEIGDWVKFKRGITTPLHGWQGAKPKSVGFVQTILEKEDMIVAFCSGEARVLASEVVKLIPLDRGQHVRLRKDVKEPRFGWRGQSRDSVGTVLCVDEDGILRVGFPGASRGWKADPAEMERVEEFKVGDWVRIRQNLTSAKHGFGSVVPGSMGIVYCVRPDSSLLVELSYLPNPWHCEPEEVEPATPFRIGDRVCVKRSVAEPRYAWGGETHHSVGKISEIENDGLLIIEIPNRPIPWQADPSDMEKIDDFKVGDWVRVKASVSSPKYGWEDITRNSIGVMHSLDEDGDVGIAFCFRSKPFSCSVTDVEKVVPFHVGQEIHMIPSIAQPRLGWSNETPATIGKIMRIDMDGTLSAQVTGRQTLWKVSPGDAEMLSGFEVGDWVRSKPSLGSRPSYDWFSVGRDSIAVVHSIQEAGYLELACCFRKGRWSTHYTDLEKIPSLKAGQFVRFQKGLTEPRWGWRGAKPDTRGIITTVHADGEVRVAFFGLPGLWKGDPADLEVERMFEVGEWVRLKEGVPSWKSIGPGSVGVVHGVGYEGDEWDGTISVSFCGEQERWTGSFTHLEKAKKLVVGQKTRVKLAVKQPRFGWSGHSHGSVGTIAAIDADGKLRIYTPAGSKTWMLDPSEVETIEEEELKIGDWVRVKPSITTPTYQWGEVNPSSIGVVHRMEDGDLWVSFCFLDRLWLCKAVEMERIRPFGIGDKVKIKNGLVTPRWGWGMETHASKGHVVGVDANGKLRIKFLWREGRPWIGDPADIVLDEPSG; via the exons ATGGTGGCGGCGAAGATGAAGGTCCCCTGTTGTTCCGTGTGCCACACGCGGTACAACGAGGACGAGAGAGTCCCTCTCCTCCTCCAATGCGGACACGGCTTCTGCAAAGACTGCCTCTCCAAGAtgttctcctcctcctccgacaCCTCCCTCGCTTGCCCCCGGTGCCGCCACGTGTCCGTCGTGGGGAACTCCGTCCAGGGCCTCCGGAAGAACTTCGCTATGCTCGCCCTCGTCGGCGGGGGGAACTTCGATTGCGATTACACTGACTCCGACGAAGACGAAGACGACGAGGAGGATGATCGTTATGCTGCTTCTAGCTCGCGTGGTGGTGATAAGAGCAGCTCGTGTGGGCCTGTGATTGAGGTCGGAGCTCACCCGGAGATGAAGCTTGTGAAGCGGATTGGGGAAGATGGGAGTGGAGGAGGGGGTGTTGAGATGTGGGATGCGACGGTGGCGGGAGGTGGGGGGAGGTGTAAGCACCGAGTGGCGGTGAAGAAGATGTGTTTGACGGAGGATATGGATGTGGATTGGATGCAGGGGCAGCTGGAGAGTTTGAGGAAGGCTTCGATGTGGTGTAGGAATGTTTGTACTTTCCATGGGGTTGTGAAGATGGATGGATCTATGTGTCTATTGATGGATAGGTGCTTTGGTTCTGTTCAGTCTGAGATGCAACGCAATGAAGGGAGACTCACTTTAGAGCAGATCCTAAG ATATGGGGCGGATGTTGCTCGAGGGGTTGCAGAGCTCCACGCAGCAGGTGTGATATGTATGAATATAAAGCCTTCAAATCTTCTTTTGGACGCAAGTGGCAACGCCGTGGTTTCTGATTATGGCCTCGCTCCCATCCTCAAGAAGCCAATATGCCAGAAAACTCGACCAGAGTTTGATTCTTCCAAAATCACTCCATACACGGACTGTGTAACACTCAGTCCACACTACACTGCGCCGGAGGCTTGGGGGCCAGTGAAAAAGCTCTTTTGGGAGGACGCAAGTGGCGTGTCTCCGGAGTCGGACGCCTGGAGTTTTGGTTGCACGTTGGTTGAGATGTGCACTGGCTCCACTCC GTGGGATGGTCTTAGTAGAGAGGAGATTTTTCAAGCTGTTGTGAAAGCAAGGAAAGTACCACCTCAGTATGAACGTATAGTGGGCGTGGGGATCCCTCGAGAGTTATGGAAAATGATTGGTGAATGTCTTCAGTTTAAACCCTCGAAGAGACCTACTTTTAATGCAATGCTTGCTACCTTTCTTCGTCATTTACAGGAGATACCACGTAGCCCTTCAGCAAGCCCTGATAA TGGGTTTATCAAAGTGTGTAGAGTAAATGTTGTAGAAGAAACTCGCTCTACTAACATGGGGGTCTTACCAGATAACCCTATCAATCTACATCGGGTTGTTTTGGAGGGAGACTCCGAGGGTGTAAG AAATATACTAGCAAAGGCTGCAACTGGGAGCGGTGGAAGCTCTGTGAGGTATCTATTAGAGGCGCAAAACGCTGACGGTCAATCTGCTCTTCACTTAGCTTGCAGACGCGGCAGTGTCGAGCTTGTGGAGGCTATACTGGAGTATGGGGAGGCGAATGTAGATATTGTGGACAAAGATGGGGATCCTCCTCTTGTATTTGCCTTGGCAGCTGGATCTCCACAATGTGTTCATGTTCTTATCAAAAAGGGGGCTAATGTTAGGTCTAGACTGCGGGAAGGATCAGGTCCGTCTGTTGCTCATGTGTGTTCGTACCATGGACAGCCTGATTGTATGCGT GAATTGCTGGTAGCTGGAGCTGATCCAAACGCAGTGGATGATGAAGGTGAAACTGTGCTTCATCGAGCTGTTACCAAGAAGTACACAGATTGTGCCATTGTTATATTGGAAAATGGGGGATCTAGATCAATGGCCGTTTCAAATGGAAAGGGCCTTAC ACCGTTACATATGTGTGTATCAACATGGAATGTTGCTGTTATCAAGCGGTGGGTGGAAGTTTCCAGCCCAGAAGAAATTTCTCAGGCAATTGACATCCCAAGTCCAGTTGGCACTGCTCTATGTATGGCTGCTGCTATAAGGAAGGATCATGAAAAGG GTAGAGAGCTAGTCCAAATATTGCTTGCGGCTGGGGCAGATCCAACTGCGCAAGATGCTCAGCATGGGCGAACAGCGTTGCATACTGCTGCTATGGCTAACAATGTGGAACTTGTGAGA GTAATTCTAGATGCTGGTGTGAATGCGAACATCCGGAATGTTCACAATACAATTCCCCTTCACATGGCTTTGGCCAGAGGGGCGAACGCCTGTGTTAGCCTACTTCTAGAGTCTGGCTCGGACTGCAATATACag gATGATGAAGGAGACAACGCATTCCATATAGCAGCAGATGCAGCAAAGATGATACGTGAAAACCTTGATTGGCTAATTGTGATGCTTAGGAGACCTGATGCTGCTGTGGATGTCAGAAACCACAG TGGGAAGACAGTACGTGACTTCTTAGAAGCCCTTCCAAGAGAATGGATCTCCGAGGATCTGATGGAGGCACTTTTAAAAAGGGGAGTTCATCTATCGCCTACAAT CTATGAGATAGGAGATTGGGTGAAGTTCAAGAGAGGCATAACAACACCCTTACATGGATGGCAAGGTGCTAAGCCTAAGAGCGTTGGGTTTGTGCAAACCATTCTTGAGAAGGAAGACATGATTGTCGCATTTTGCTCTGGTGAAGCTCGTGTGCTAGCAAGTGAAGTTGTTAAGTTGATTCCGTTGGACAGGGGCCAGCATGTAAGACTCAGAAAAGACGTTAAAGAGCCAAG gtttGGTTGGCGTGGCCAATCACGTGATAGTGTTGGTACTGTTCTATGCGTTGATGAGGATGGGATCTTACGAGTTGGGTTTCCTGGAGCATCTAGAGGCTGGAAAGCTGATCCTGCCGAAATGGAGCGTGTGGAAGAGTTCAAAGTTGGGGACTGGGTCCGTATTCGTCAGAATCTGACGTCAGCAAAGCATGGTTTTGGATCTGTTGTCCCAGGGAGTATGGGGATTGTTTATTGCGTGAGGCCAGATAGCAGCCTCCTCGTGGAGCTGAGTTATCTTCCAAATCCATGGCATTGTGAGCCTGAAGAAGTTGAACCCGCTACTCCCTTTAGG attGGTGATCGGGTTTGCGTAAAGCGGTCAGTTGCTGAACCTCGTTATGCTTGGGGCGGTGAGACTCACCACAGTGTTGGCAAAATTAGTGAAATAGAGAATGATGGTCTCCTAATAATTGAAATACCAAACCGGCCTATACCGTGGCAGGCAGATCCTTCAGACATGGAGAAGATTGATGATTTCAAG GTTGGGGACTGGGTCAGAGTGAAGGCGTCAGTTTCTTCCCCAAAATATGGATGGGAAGACATTACTCGAAACAGTATTGGCGTGATGCACAGCTTAGACGAAGATGGTGATGTGGGGATAGCGTTCTGTTTCAGGAGCAAGCCGTTTTCATGTTCGGTGACAGATGTTGAGAAAGTTGTACCGTTTCATGTTGGGCAAGAGATTCATATGATACCATCTATCGCCCAACCACGGCTTGGATGGTCAAACGAGACTCCAGCAACTATTGGTAAAATTATGAGAATCGACATGGATGGGACTCTGAGT GCACAGGTGACTGGTAGACAGACATTGTGGAAGGTCTCACCTGGGGATGCAGAGATGCTATCAGGCTTTGAAGTCGGTGACTGGGTGCGCTCAAAACCAAGCCTAGGAAGCAGACCGAGTTACGATTGGTTTAGTGTAGGAAGAGACAGCATCGCCGTTGTTCACAGCATACAAGAAGCAGGTTACTTGGAGCTGGCTTGTTGTTTCCGGAAAGGAAGATGGAGCACTCATTACACAGATTTAGAGAAGATCCCATCTCTGAAAGCCGGCCAGTTTGTGCGTTTCCAGAAGGGCTTAACGGAGCCAAGATGGGGCTGGAGAGGAGCTAAGCCCGATACTCGAGGCATCATAACGACTGTTCACGCTGATGGAGAGGTGAGAGTTGCTTTCTTTGGGTTGCCTGGGCTGTGGAAAGGAGATCCAGCGGATTTAGAAGTGGAGCGTATGTTTGAGGTTGGAGAATGGGTGAGACTCAAAGAAGGTGTTCCTAGCTGGAAGTCCATTGGACCAGGAAGTGTTGGTGTAGTCCATGGAGTAGGATATGAGGGAGACGAGTGGGACGGAACTATCTCCGTTTCGTTTTGTGGAGAGCAAGAGAGATGGACAGGGTCCTTTACGCATCTAGAGAAAGCAAAGAAGCTTGTAGTCGGACAAAAAACTCGTGTCAAACTAGCGGTGAAGCAGCCTAGGTTTGGCTGGTCAGGTCACAGCCACGGGAGTGTAGGAACCATAGCAGCCATCGACGCGGATGGTAAGCTACGGATATACACACCAGCCGGTTCCAAAACATGGATGCTAGACCCATCGGAAGTGGAAACCATAGAGGAAGAAGAGCTCAAGATCGGGGACTGGGTCAGGGTGAAGCCGAGCATCACAACACCTACTTACCAGTGGGGAGAAGTGAACCCTTCAAGCATAGGAGTGGTTCACAGAATGGAGGACGGAGACTTGTGGGTGTCTTTCTGTTTCCTAGACAGGCTATGGCTTTGCAAAGCCGTGGAAATGGAACGTATAAGACCGTTTGGAATTGGAGACAAGGTTAAGATAAAGAACGGTCTGGTCACACCTCGGTGGGGTTGGGGAATGGAGACGCATGCAAGTAAAGGACACGTTGTGGGAGTTGATGCAAATGGGAAGCTGAGAATAAAATTCCTCTGGAGAGAAGGGAGGCCATGGATTGGTGATCCTGCTGACATCGTTCTAGATGAACCTTCTGGCTGA